One Corynebacterium appendicis CIP 107643 DNA window includes the following coding sequences:
- a CDS encoding ABC transporter substrate-binding protein, protein MRISRKPLSLIAVCGAAALALAGCSEPSTDDSAAGGNGDSTAEQSGEKTVITVYTSEPEEKVDEINQAFTEENPDVEVEVYRAGTGDLKARIDAEKSSGKVEGDIIWAADAPTFEGFKSEDLLTKFDDVKTDDVLEEVVDADGFYVGTRLIPTVIAYNTDVIDQGDAPASWADLTDEKFMDKVVMPDPAVSGAAAFNATVWMNNQKLGETWVEDLGKNKPMIAASNGPTSQEIAGGGHPVGVVVDYLVRDLAAKGSPIKEVYATEGSPYITEPIAVFKDSEKKEAAQRYINFILSEKAQKIAVEQNYLPVVDSVGTPGDAPKLEEIELMTVDDETLSNDRERSVEFLQDAVK, encoded by the coding sequence ATGCGCATTTCCCGTAAGCCCCTGTCCCTGATCGCCGTGTGTGGCGCCGCCGCGCTCGCACTGGCCGGCTGCTCTGAGCCGAGCACCGATGATTCTGCAGCAGGCGGTAACGGCGACAGCACCGCCGAACAGTCCGGCGAGAAGACCGTCATTACCGTCTACACCTCCGAGCCGGAGGAGAAGGTCGACGAGATCAACCAGGCGTTCACTGAGGAGAACCCAGATGTTGAGGTCGAGGTTTACCGTGCCGGCACCGGCGATTTGAAGGCGCGCATTGACGCGGAGAAGTCCTCCGGCAAGGTCGAGGGCGACATCATCTGGGCCGCTGACGCACCGACCTTCGAGGGCTTCAAGTCCGAGGACCTGCTGACCAAATTCGATGACGTGAAGACGGACGATGTGCTCGAGGAGGTCGTCGACGCCGACGGCTTCTACGTGGGCACCCGCCTCATCCCGACAGTCATCGCGTACAACACCGACGTCATCGACCAGGGTGACGCACCGGCCTCCTGGGCAGACCTGACGGACGAGAAGTTCATGGACAAGGTCGTCATGCCCGACCCGGCTGTCTCCGGCGCGGCTGCCTTCAACGCGACAGTGTGGATGAACAACCAGAAGCTCGGCGAGACCTGGGTGGAAGACCTGGGCAAGAACAAGCCGATGATCGCCGCTTCCAACGGCCCGACCTCCCAGGAGATCGCTGGCGGCGGCCATCCGGTCGGCGTCGTTGTGGACTACCTGGTGCGCGACCTGGCGGCGAAGGGCTCTCCGATCAAGGAGGTCTACGCCACCGAGGGCTCCCCGTACATCACCGAGCCGATCGCCGTGTTCAAGGATTCGGAGAAGAAGGAAGCGGCCCAGCGCTACATCAACTTCATCCTGTCGGAGAAGGCGCAGAAGATCGCTGTCGAGCAGAACTACCTGCCGGTCGTCGACTCCGTGGGCACCCCGGGCGACGCACCGAAGCTCGAGGAGATCGAACTCATGACTGTCGACGATGAGACTCTGTCGAACGACCGCGAGCGTTCCGTCGAGTTCTTGCAGGACGCAGTCAAGTAA
- the gltX gene encoding glutamate--tRNA ligase, with protein MTDAPVRVRFCPSPTGTPHVGMVRTALFNWAQARHTGGTLVFRIEDTDVARDSEESYQAIIDSLTWLGMEWDEGVIKGGPHEPYRQSQRMDIYKEILDKLIEAGEVYPAYSTADEVRERHIAAGRDPQLGYDNFDRDLSDEQVAAFKAEGREPVWRLRMPEKDWKWRDLVRGDVEFKASTQPDYVVARSNGAPLYTLVNPVDDALMGITHVLRGEDLLSSTPRQLALYEALQRIGVTDFTPEFGHLPFVMGQGNKKLSKRDPESNLFNHRDNGIIPEGMINYLALLGWSLSADQDIFSVDEFVEAFDISDVLGNPARFDQKKLEAINADHIRLLEPEDFKNRLREYLTEYTDFPADYPEDKFAVAADLVQTRIKMLGDAYGLLKFLVTPDAELTLDEKAAKKNLKEDAAEPLDAGIAALESVGEWTTENIENALSGALIDDLGLKPRKAYGALRVAVSGAAVSPPLFESMELLGRESTLARLRSAREQTPYVSAAGE; from the coding sequence ATGACTGACGCACCTGTACGAGTACGTTTCTGCCCGTCGCCGACCGGAACGCCCCACGTGGGGATGGTCCGGACGGCGCTTTTCAATTGGGCGCAAGCTAGACACACCGGCGGAACGCTGGTATTCCGCATCGAGGACACTGACGTCGCCCGCGACTCCGAGGAGTCTTATCAGGCCATCATCGATTCGCTGACGTGGCTCGGCATGGAATGGGATGAAGGTGTGATCAAGGGCGGCCCGCACGAGCCGTACCGCCAGTCCCAGCGCATGGATATCTATAAGGAAATCCTGGACAAGCTGATCGAGGCCGGCGAAGTCTACCCGGCGTACTCGACGGCGGACGAGGTCAGGGAGCGCCACATCGCCGCAGGCCGCGACCCGCAGCTCGGCTACGACAATTTCGACCGCGACCTTTCCGACGAGCAGGTCGCCGCGTTCAAGGCCGAGGGGCGCGAGCCGGTGTGGCGCCTGCGCATGCCGGAGAAGGACTGGAAGTGGCGCGACCTGGTCCGCGGTGACGTGGAGTTCAAAGCTTCCACCCAGCCTGATTACGTGGTCGCCCGTTCCAACGGCGCGCCACTGTACACCTTGGTCAACCCGGTCGACGATGCGCTCATGGGCATCACGCACGTGCTGCGCGGCGAGGACCTGCTCTCGTCCACCCCGCGCCAGCTGGCGCTGTACGAGGCTCTCCAGCGCATCGGCGTCACCGATTTCACCCCGGAATTCGGCCACCTTCCGTTCGTGATGGGCCAGGGCAACAAGAAGCTGTCCAAGCGCGATCCGGAGTCGAACCTGTTCAACCACCGCGACAACGGCATCATCCCCGAGGGCATGATCAACTACCTCGCGCTCCTCGGGTGGTCGCTCTCGGCGGACCAGGATATCTTCAGCGTCGACGAATTCGTCGAGGCATTCGACATCAGCGACGTGCTGGGCAACCCCGCGCGCTTCGACCAGAAGAAGCTCGAAGCCATCAACGCCGACCACATCCGCCTGCTCGAGCCGGAGGACTTCAAGAACCGCCTGCGCGAGTACCTGACGGAATACACGGACTTCCCAGCCGATTACCCGGAGGACAAATTCGCTGTCGCCGCGGACCTCGTGCAGACGCGCATCAAGATGCTCGGCGACGCATACGGCCTGCTGAAATTCTTGGTCACCCCGGATGCGGAACTCACGCTCGACGAGAAGGCGGCGAAGAAGAACCTCAAGGAAGACGCTGCCGAGCCGCTCGATGCGGGCATCGCCGCGCTGGAAAGCGTGGGGGAGTGGACCACCGAGAATATCGAGAACGCGCTCAGCGGCGCGCTTATCGACGATCTCGGCCTCAAGCCCCGCAAGGCCTACGGCGCACTCCGCGTGGCTGTGTCGGGCGCGGCTGTGTCCCCGCCGCTGTTCGAGTCCATGGAGCTTCTCGGCCGCGAATCCACGCTGGCCCGCTTGCGTTCGGCACGTGAGCAGACGCCCTACGTGTCCGCTGCCGGCGAGTAG
- a CDS encoding ABC transporter ATP-binding protein, giving the protein MSDIDIDNLGVTFPDGTAGLSGITLRIPSGEFVALVGPSGSGKTTLLRTIAGFIEPSEGAIALGGEDVSDTPPEKRQMGMVFQQHAVWPHMSVADNVAYPLRRSGVKGSDVKSRVEETLATVGLEGYADRKPGTLSGGQRQRVALARAIVAHPRVLLLDEALSALDEPLRDSLRREIVSLTRQHDLTTVHVTHDRKEAVAVADRIAVLHGGQLEQFDTPHAVVTRPATAWAASFIADATLLDGTVRGSEIVVNNPSLRWPRSEVNEGGSDGLSDGARVTVAVLPDAVQVGPAFSAGVQATVTSVLFEVTSYSVNLESNGVEFRARMAADPKPAVGDTVRLSVNAPLIYPA; this is encoded by the coding sequence ATGAGCGACATCGACATCGACAACCTGGGCGTGACGTTCCCCGACGGGACAGCAGGACTTAGCGGCATCACCTTGCGTATTCCCAGCGGGGAATTCGTGGCGCTCGTCGGGCCATCGGGATCGGGCAAGACGACGTTGCTGCGCACCATCGCCGGATTCATTGAACCGTCGGAAGGTGCCATCGCGCTCGGCGGGGAGGATGTGTCGGACACACCGCCGGAGAAGCGCCAAATGGGCATGGTTTTTCAGCAGCATGCCGTGTGGCCCCACATGAGCGTCGCGGACAACGTCGCCTACCCGCTCCGCCGTTCCGGAGTGAAAGGCTCGGATGTGAAAAGCAGAGTGGAGGAGACCCTGGCTACCGTCGGGCTGGAGGGCTACGCCGACAGGAAACCAGGGACCTTGTCCGGCGGCCAACGCCAACGCGTCGCTTTGGCCCGCGCCATCGTCGCACATCCGCGAGTGCTGCTTCTCGACGAAGCCTTGTCCGCCCTCGATGAGCCTCTGCGCGATTCGCTGCGCCGTGAAATTGTCTCCCTGACCCGCCAGCATGACCTCACCACGGTTCATGTCACGCACGACCGCAAGGAAGCGGTTGCCGTTGCGGATCGCATCGCCGTGCTTCACGGTGGCCAGCTCGAGCAATTTGACACACCGCACGCTGTGGTCACACGCCCAGCGACAGCGTGGGCCGCGTCCTTCATCGCGGACGCCACGCTTCTCGACGGCACCGTGCGCGGCTCCGAAATCGTCGTCAACAACCCCTCGCTGCGTTGGCCGCGTTCCGAGGTCAACGAGGGCGGCAGCGACGGCCTGTCTGACGGGGCACGAGTGACGGTGGCGGTGCTGCCCGATGCAGTCCAGGTGGGTCCGGCGTTTTCTGCGGGTGTGCAAGCGACGGTCACGTCCGTGCTGTTCGAGGTGACCAGCTACTCGGTGAACCTTGAATCCAACGGTGTCGAGTTCCGCGCTCGCATGGCGGCGGACCCGAAGCCCGCGGTGGGGGACACCGTCCGCCTGAGCGTGAACGCGCCGCTCATCTATCCCGCATAA
- a CDS encoding LURP-one-related/scramblase family protein produces the protein MLQANQLIISQSKAIGRDEFSIADARGTQLGMARQTRKLSDLFKASRGVEVFDAVGALVLAVEDPVNLIRDRYTVYRADLQTGGHAELAHITKRFAWIGAKYDVDIAGYPQVEIKGEVFQLNYALTSQGHPIARVDAEFSGVGRALMGKTTYRIAFEPGLDQNVHAAVIGIALALDMRREKMREG, from the coding sequence ATGCTGCAAGCGAATCAACTCATCATCTCCCAGTCCAAGGCGATCGGCCGCGACGAGTTTTCCATCGCCGACGCACGGGGCACACAGCTCGGAATGGCGCGCCAGACTCGGAAACTCAGCGATTTGTTCAAAGCTTCCCGCGGAGTCGAAGTATTCGATGCGGTTGGTGCACTGGTGCTGGCGGTTGAGGACCCGGTGAATCTCATCCGCGACCGGTACACCGTGTACCGCGCCGACCTCCAGACCGGTGGCCACGCGGAACTCGCGCACATCACCAAGCGGTTCGCCTGGATCGGCGCGAAATACGACGTGGATATCGCGGGCTACCCGCAGGTGGAGATCAAGGGAGAGGTCTTCCAGCTCAACTACGCGCTGACGAGCCAGGGGCACCCGATCGCACGGGTCGACGCAGAATTCTCCGGCGTTGGCAGGGCGCTGATGGGCAAGACGACGTACCGCATTGCTTTTGAGCCGGGCCTCGACCAGAACGTCCACGCGGCCGTGATCGGCATCGCGCTCGCGCTAGATATGCGGAGGGAGAAGATGCGCGAGGGCTAG
- a CDS encoding ABC transporter permease: MVISLALGGNQFPVLVERGLAAATWNSVYTTLASSISAVVVGTAVAILLERTDIAGAGTLRLFLLSPLLVPPFVGAISWLQLFGRNQGLNAVFGRPLWDMYGADGVIFLMMLHSYPLVYVIVAAALRSIPSDLELAARVGGAGTWTVLRTVTIPLLGPALLSSFTLTAVANLADFGIPSILGSPVRFETLATMVYRFMESGTVSNPLQVVSTVGAVLMLLGIGAVVADYLVSRRGSSTVSGGGSMKLSLGGAKWPVTVATWVIALAITLGPVLGLARRAFLPAPGVPLTWETISLDNFARTLSNPRVQEGFINSVTLAAGAAVLCGLFGWAIGLLVTRTQARSNTVLSLLTLLPSALPGLIIGVGWVIVSRYTDMYNTRWVILFAYVCAFTSMVLQAVRAPLRKIPVAVEEAAQISGAGRLRALWDTSGRMALPAVASGAVLVAVTAVRELTISILLVAPGTTTIGVQLFNLQQSGNYNQASALALMFVVIGIAALALTVRNPAKES; this comes from the coding sequence ATGGTCATCTCACTCGCGCTCGGTGGCAACCAGTTCCCAGTCTTGGTGGAGCGGGGCCTTGCCGCGGCGACGTGGAATTCGGTGTACACGACACTAGCGTCGTCGATAAGCGCCGTGGTCGTTGGAACCGCTGTCGCGATCCTGCTGGAACGAACCGATATTGCGGGCGCGGGCACGCTGCGGCTGTTTCTGCTTTCGCCGCTGCTCGTGCCGCCGTTCGTTGGCGCGATCTCGTGGCTGCAGCTCTTCGGGCGCAACCAGGGCCTCAACGCGGTCTTCGGACGCCCACTGTGGGACATGTACGGCGCGGACGGCGTCATTTTCCTGATGATGCTGCACTCGTACCCGCTGGTGTACGTGATCGTGGCGGCGGCGCTGCGGTCGATTCCCTCCGACTTGGAGCTCGCCGCCCGCGTCGGCGGGGCGGGCACCTGGACGGTCCTGCGCACGGTGACGATTCCTCTGCTGGGCCCGGCGCTGCTGAGCTCGTTCACGTTGACGGCGGTTGCGAACCTGGCGGATTTCGGCATTCCGTCGATTCTCGGTTCGCCCGTGCGCTTCGAGACGCTGGCCACGATGGTCTACCGCTTCATGGAATCCGGGACGGTGAGCAATCCGCTGCAGGTCGTCTCCACGGTGGGCGCTGTGCTCATGCTGTTGGGAATCGGCGCGGTCGTGGCGGATTACCTGGTCTCCCGCCGCGGCTCGTCGACGGTGAGCGGCGGCGGGTCGATGAAGCTCTCGCTCGGCGGCGCTAAATGGCCTGTGACGGTGGCGACGTGGGTCATAGCGCTGGCGATCACGCTGGGTCCGGTGCTGGGGCTTGCGCGCCGCGCGTTCCTTCCCGCCCCGGGCGTGCCGCTGACGTGGGAGACGATCTCCCTCGACAATTTCGCGCGGACGCTGTCGAATCCGCGTGTGCAGGAAGGCTTCATCAACTCGGTGACCCTCGCGGCCGGCGCGGCGGTTCTGTGCGGCCTCTTCGGTTGGGCGATCGGGCTGCTGGTCACCCGCACGCAGGCCCGCTCGAATACGGTTTTGAGTTTGCTCACCCTGCTGCCGTCGGCGCTTCCCGGCCTGATCATCGGCGTCGGCTGGGTGATCGTCTCGCGCTACACGGACATGTACAACACCCGCTGGGTGATTCTGTTCGCCTATGTTTGCGCCTTCACATCGATGGTGCTGCAGGCGGTGCGCGCGCCGCTGCGGAAGATTCCCGTGGCGGTGGAAGAAGCCGCGCAGATCTCCGGCGCCGGCCGTCTGCGCGCCCTGTGGGACACGAGCGGCCGCATGGCGCTGCCCGCCGTGGCCTCGGGAGCAGTGCTCGTGGCTGTGACAGCCGTGCGGGAGTTGACCATTTCAATTCTGCTCGTGGCCCCTGGCACCACGACTATCGGCGTGCAGCTGTTCAATTTGCAGCAGTCCGGTAACTACAACCAAGCCTCCGCACTGGCACTCATGTTCGTGGTGATCGGTATCGCCGCGCTTGCCCTGACCGTGCGCAACCCCGCGAAGGAGTCCTGA